The Cenarchaeum symbiont of Oopsacas minuta genome window below encodes:
- a CDS encoding Transposase, with protein MQSGGSAYMADSKYVKWGTHLTIQKSKSWKKQVKIKNKGKNGRRFVYSDKLFESLAIIKTYTSISYRACQGIAQNVLGSNAPDHTTICRRINALKIKIPESPSDQLKDIYLAIDGSGIKPNERGEWIRDKWKIRRGFIKIYFLINVKTRKIVSFTVTTEEKTDSSQFSILLKAASKIASTTAADKCNIVLYGDGAYDTNANFNRCQKLGIKPAIKVRSNSALHAGRYARNDAVREQLEEIKHLAFTPNDAMLKNQAEWKKRVRYGQRWIIEVVFSAFKRFCHVKKMGSHCARASIKSMGLQHVL; from the coding sequence GTGCAATCAGGAGGTTCTGCATACATGGCTGATAGCAAATACGTCAAATGGGGCACGCATCTAACCATTCAAAAATCCAAATCTTGGAAAAAACAAGTAAAGATTAAAAATAAAGGAAAGAATGGAAGGCGATTTGTGTATTCTGATAAACTATTTGAGAGTCTTGCAATAATCAAAACATACACGAGTATCTCATATAGAGCGTGTCAAGGAATTGCACAGAATGTTCTAGGTTCAAATGCTCCAGATCATACCACAATATGTCGCAGAATAAATGCACTAAAAATAAAGATACCTGAAAGTCCATCTGATCAGTTAAAAGATATCTATCTTGCAATAGATGGTAGTGGCATAAAACCAAATGAGCGTGGCGAATGGATACGTGACAAATGGAAGATACGGCGCGGATTTATCAAGATATACTTTCTCATAAATGTTAAAACTCGAAAAATTGTCTCTTTTACAGTCACCACAGAGGAGAAAACAGACAGCTCGCAATTCTCTATCTTGTTAAAGGCAGCATCCAAGATAGCATCCACGACAGCTGCGGACAAATGCAATATCGTACTGTATGGAGATGGTGCGTATGATACAAACGCCAATTTTAACCGCTGCCAAAAGCTTGGCATTAAGCCTGCGATAAAGGTTCGATCAAATTCTGCACTTCATGCTGGTCGTTATGCACGTAACGATGCGGTTCGTGAGCAGCTTGAAGAAATAAAGCATCTTGCATTTACTCCAAATGATGCAATGTTAAAAAACCAAGCAGAGTGGAAAAAACGTGTTAGATATGGTCAACGTTGGATAATTGAGGTAGTGTTTTCTGCATTTAAGAGATTCTGTCATGTCAAGAAAATGGGATCACATTGTGCAAGAGCTTCGATTAAAAGTATGGGTCTACAACATGTTTTGTGA
- a CDS encoding Winged helix-turn helix domain-containing protein: MYTNGTIDIKNTDSKAWRKGPDAVVHLWCAHTPLMQMEKTFTETGTMILPKQVREYIKNKTGITYHITHVCRIMRGWKLKAKVPQKIHASAYIIR; encoded by the coding sequence TTGTATACAAATGGCACGATCGATATCAAAAATACGGACTCAAAGGCCTGGAGGAAAGGTCCAGATGCGGTCGTCCACCTTTGGTGTGCTCACACACCATTGATGCAGATGGAAAAAACATTTACAGAAACAGGAACCATGATACTTCCAAAGCAAGTACGCGAATATATTAAAAATAAAACTGGAATTACATACCATATTACACATGTTTGCAGAATTATGCGTGGATGGAAACTAAAAGCAAAAGTTCCACAAAAAATACACGCCAGCGCCTACATCATACGATGA
- a CDS encoding Transposase → MSKRTKIFVQDESIVNSDGKMIKKYWCNEDERPIYRWKGDHRKFIAYGMISISGERFFRSYDKFDGPTFLRYVKDAVAKYGRIMIIADRASQHRTKDLERYVQENQDKIRIEYLPKASPQHNIMETIWFVAKQAMDHSEYYPQLEDKRSNFMKYLRTKKLPNNVTDYFKPKMEDFFNELMICGIRNKQTRLKQNKKASLKQNKKPGTGITAFGDGIYATKQNVNCCIKNGVKPVLKVKINSSGRSYGCMARKKLVDAQLGGGHKYISKLDRNQRLENQKKWLKDNNYGKRQAAEIAFSTLKRVYGDAVMAKNWTNMRQEIALYIQQNHRYGE, encoded by the coding sequence ATGTCAAAGAGGACAAAAATTTTTGTCCAGGATGAGAGCATAGTCAACAGCGATGGAAAGATGATCAAAAAATACTGGTGCAACGAGGATGAGCGCCCCATCTATCGATGGAAGGGTGATCATCGAAAATTCATAGCATACGGAATGATCTCAATTTCCGGCGAGCGATTCTTTAGATCGTATGATAAATTTGATGGTCCAACATTTCTACGATACGTAAAAGATGCAGTTGCAAAATACGGTCGCATAATGATAATCGCTGACAGAGCCAGTCAACACAGAACAAAAGATCTTGAAAGGTATGTGCAGGAAAACCAAGACAAAATTCGAATCGAATATCTTCCAAAAGCATCGCCACAACACAACATCATGGAGACAATCTGGTTTGTTGCCAAGCAGGCTATGGATCATTCAGAGTATTATCCACAACTAGAGGATAAGAGAAGTAATTTTATGAAATATCTGAGAACAAAAAAACTACCTAATAACGTTACTGATTATTTTAAACCAAAGATGGAGGATTTTTTTAACGAACTTATGATCTGCGGTATACGTAACAAACAAACTCGTTTAAAACAAAATAAAAAAGCTAGTTTAAAACAAAATAAAAAACCTGGAACAGGCATAACTGCATTTGGAGATGGAATTTATGCCACAAAACAAAACGTAAACTGTTGCATCAAAAATGGTGTAAAACCAGTTCTTAAAGTAAAGATAAACTCATCAGGTAGATCTTATGGATGTATGGCTCGAAAGAAATTGGTAGATGCACAGCTTGGTGGCGGCCACAAATATATTTCAAAGCTTGATCGTAATCAAAGATTAGAAAATCAAAAAAAATGGTTAAAGGATAATAATTATGGCAAAAGACAAGCAGCTGAGATTGCATTCTCCACACTCAAACGCGTCTATGGTGATGCAGTAATGGCAAAAAACTGGACAAATATGCGTCAAGAGATCGCATTATACATACAACAAAATCATAGATATGGAGAATGA
- a CDS encoding aminotransferase produces the protein MEQHGGLFSMPHDMDNVIDFSSNVIPGGPPPKVAAALRSALADAEKYPDPESKKMKKCLALYMRVPTNTIAVGNGATDIIYRFCSYVLSKNTHVCVTNPTFSEYESASSLAGHRVTKFTGINIGRDLEKFSKAMPKNGCVFVCNPNNPTGELLEIKDILYLADMAKSKSSILFVDESFIELVPGKNRSVVTFAPKRKNLFVLRSLTKSFAIPGIRVGYCVTNKNMADIVNCTSMPWNVSVLAQRATCAAVSSHKKHLAWARQLIKTESEFLQKNINKIDGYKCVQNPSSNFILVHSKLNSHVIWKKLLRHKILVRDCTSFGNVCCNHIRIAIKTRTENKKLLEALKSI, from the coding sequence ATGGAGCAACATGGTGGATTATTCTCTATGCCACATGATATGGATAATGTGATTGATTTTAGCTCAAATGTGATTCCTGGAGGACCCCCACCAAAAGTAGCTGCTGCATTGCGTTCTGCCCTCGCAGATGCAGAAAAATATCCAGATCCAGAATCAAAGAAAATGAAAAAATGCCTTGCTTTGTATATGAGAGTCCCAACAAACACAATTGCAGTAGGTAACGGAGCAACTGATATCATATACCGATTTTGTAGTTATGTACTATCAAAAAATACTCATGTATGTGTGACAAATCCAACATTTTCTGAATACGAATCTGCATCATCCCTTGCAGGACATCGTGTAACAAAATTTACTGGAATAAATATTGGAAGAGATTTAGAAAAATTTTCAAAAGCAATGCCAAAAAATGGCTGTGTATTTGTATGTAATCCAAATAATCCTACTGGCGAATTACTAGAGATAAAAGATATACTGTATCTAGCGGATATGGCAAAATCAAAATCATCCATTTTATTTGTAGATGAATCATTTATAGAGCTTGTTCCAGGAAAAAACAGATCCGTTGTAACATTTGCACCAAAAAGAAAAAATCTATTCGTGTTACGTTCTTTAACAAAATCATTTGCAATTCCGGGAATCAGAGTAGGATATTGTGTTACAAATAAAAATATGGCTGATATAGTAAACTGCACTTCTATGCCATGGAACGTTTCAGTTTTGGCTCAACGAGCTACATGTGCGGCAGTTTCTTCACATAAAAAACATCTTGCATGGGCACGCCAATTGATCAAGACTGAGTCTGAATTTTTACAGAAAAATATAAACAAAATAGATGGATACAAGTGTGTACAAAACCCATCATCTAATTTTATACTAGTACATTCAAAGCTAAACTCACACGTAATTTGGAAAAAGTTACTTCGGCATAAAATACTTGTGCGTGATTGTACATCATTTGGTAATGTTTGCTGTAACCATATACGTATAGCCATTAAAACTCGGACTGAAAATAAAAAATTATTAGAGGCGTTAAAATCCATATGA
- a CDS encoding cobalamin biosynthesis protein CobQ: protein MVQGTSSGVGKTTLVVALCRIFHNMGYSVAPFKSQNMSRFVYKGNGFVMSQAQAVQAIAAKTKPEPDMNPILLKPNSENSSIVYVDGKRRSVCTAKEYYQFAPKKGLVSATTALSRLGKSYDLVIMEGAGSPAEINLQKYDIANMRMASRAKSPVLLVTDIDRGGSFASLVGTLQLLQKKHRELVRGYIFNKFRGDARILDVGFTKLRKLTDIPVLGLVPYMDTNLPEEDSLDGSSSKTVWKNDHALEKNIEKLAKIVRKNVNIPAIEEMIK from the coding sequence ATGGTACAGGGTACCTCTTCTGGAGTAGGTAAAACAACACTCGTGGTAGCTTTATGCAGAATATTTCACAATATGGGATATTCTGTAGCACCGTTCAAGTCACAAAATATGTCACGTTTTGTATACAAAGGAAATGGTTTTGTCATGTCACAGGCGCAGGCCGTTCAAGCAATTGCTGCAAAGACAAAACCCGAGCCTGATATGAACCCAATATTACTAAAACCAAACAGTGAGAATTCTAGTATAGTTTACGTTGATGGGAAGCGCCGCTCAGTATGCACTGCCAAAGAATACTATCAATTTGCTCCAAAAAAAGGACTCGTATCTGCAACAACAGCGTTGAGTAGACTTGGTAAATCATACGATCTAGTAATAATGGAGGGTGCAGGCTCTCCAGCGGAGATAAACTTACAAAAATATGATATTGCAAATATGCGTATGGCAAGCAGAGCAAAAAGTCCAGTACTGCTTGTAACGGACATAGACCGTGGAGGATCGTTTGCAAGTCTAGTTGGCACGTTGCAACTATTGCAAAAAAAACATAGAGAACTAGTTCGTGGTTATATATTCAACAAGTTTCGTGGCGATGCGAGAATATTGGATGTGGGTTTTACCAAGTTGCGAAAATTAACCGATATACCAGTACTAGGTCTTGTGCCATATATGGATACAAACTTACCAGAGGAAGATTCTTTGGATGGATCATCATCTAAGACTGTATGGAAGAATGATCATGCATTGGAGAAAAATATTGAAAAACTTGCCAAAATTGTACGTAAAAATGTAAACATTCCTGCCATTGAGGAGATGATAAAATGA
- a CDS encoding cobalamin biosynthesis protein CobD: MIPEYAALVVAFALTLDMLCGDPPNRYHPTAWVGSIYGRLIPYLETSKMHKELAWGTIVVLGVCATVASLLFVLEYAISAILEGTVKTLILIILGTVLLKSTIAIRGMQTHAIRVAKSLDANDINCARGNLAMIVKRHTGDLEQTHLISGTLESISENTTDGITGSLFYFSLFGLPGAFVYRAVNTADSMIGYKNKIFSNLGRFAASCDTVLNYVPARLTAFVMVIAAMVLKMDWKRSYKTMRKYGSCTDSSNAGYTMAALAGALNVTLEKPKHYVICGGNVNLTTVHVHKAIRLMKATIFFFYITAVLPIMVALSYTGWWIHA; encoded by the coding sequence ATGATTCCTGAATATGCTGCACTTGTTGTAGCATTTGCGTTAACACTTGATATGCTATGTGGTGATCCTCCAAACAGATATCATCCAACCGCGTGGGTGGGAAGCATATACGGAAGATTAATTCCGTACCTTGAAACTAGTAAAATGCATAAAGAACTAGCATGGGGTACGATAGTTGTTCTTGGTGTATGTGCCACAGTTGCATCATTGTTGTTTGTATTAGAGTATGCAATATCTGCAATATTGGAAGGAACTGTAAAGACATTAATTTTAATAATATTAGGTACTGTTCTTTTAAAGAGTACCATAGCTATTCGAGGAATGCAAACACATGCAATACGCGTGGCTAAATCGTTGGATGCAAATGACATAAACTGTGCTAGAGGGAATCTTGCCATGATTGTAAAAAGACATACTGGAGATCTTGAACAAACTCATCTAATATCTGGAACTCTTGAGAGCATATCTGAGAATACCACTGATGGGATAACTGGATCATTGTTCTATTTTTCATTATTTGGATTACCTGGAGCGTTTGTATACAGAGCAGTGAATACAGCTGATTCTATGATTGGCTACAAGAATAAAATATTCTCAAACCTTGGAAGATTTGCAGCCTCATGTGACACTGTGCTGAACTATGTTCCAGCTAGGCTTACGGCTTTTGTAATGGTGATAGCTGCAATGGTGCTTAAAATGGACTGGAAAAGATCATACAAGACGATGCGTAAATATGGCTCGTGTACCGATAGCTCAAACGCAGGGTATACTATGGCCGCACTTGCTGGCGCTCTTAATGTAACACTTGAAAAACCTAAACATTATGTAATATGTGGCGGAAATGTAAATCTAACTACAGTACATGTGCATAAAGCCATACGTCTGATGAAAGCTACAATATTCTTTTTTTACATTACAGCCGTATTGCCGATAATGGTGGCTCTCTCTTATACGGGATGGTGGATACATGCATAA
- a CDS encoding cobalamin 5'-phosphate synthase (cobS, cobV) — translation MHNPLASVLSFLTLVPSGSHTLEDTAKNMHIFPAIGIAMGFVLGMVGLGLSYAGADPIITAFFLVAATMVVTGLHHTDGLADFADGLMRKGKASEKLAAMRDINVGTGGIAAIILYVVGMVAALSVADGEMIFWMILFGEAMAKFSMVLVASMGSPTRTGSSLPFVDAMRHRWRLVVASAITLVPLVAFGGPVAIVALACSSLVAVLTTILAERGFGGITGDVIGAANELGRLSFVMAYVVFS, via the coding sequence ATGCATAACCCACTTGCATCAGTTCTTTCATTTCTTACACTCGTACCATCTGGATCACATACCCTTGAAGATACTGCCAAAAATATGCACATATTTCCGGCCATAGGTATTGCTATGGGATTTGTTTTGGGAATGGTAGGACTTGGACTCTCTTATGCAGGAGCTGATCCAATAATTACGGCATTTTTTTTAGTTGCAGCAACAATGGTAGTGACTGGACTGCATCATACAGATGGATTGGCAGATTTTGCAGATGGGTTGATGCGTAAGGGCAAGGCATCTGAAAAACTAGCCGCAATGAGGGATATCAATGTCGGAACTGGTGGTATTGCGGCGATCATATTGTATGTGGTCGGAATGGTAGCGGCACTCTCAGTTGCAGATGGAGAGATGATATTTTGGATGATACTATTTGGCGAGGCTATGGCAAAATTCTCAATGGTGCTCGTGGCATCAATGGGTTCTCCTACTAGAACTGGTTCTAGCTTGCCGTTTGTTGATGCAATGCGTCATAGATGGAGGCTTGTAGTGGCATCTGCTATTACTTTAGTACCACTTGTGGCATTTGGAGGTCCTGTTGCTATCGTTGCCCTTGCATGCTCTTCACTTGTAGCAGTTTTAACTACAATTTTGGCAGAGCGTGGATTTGGAGGAATAACAGGAGATGTCATTGGCGCTGCAAACGAGCTTGGAAGACTCTCATTTGTAATGGCATACGTTGTGTTCTCATGA
- a CDS encoding nucleotidyltransferase has product MNAIVMAGGCGTRMKSKKEKLLLDIDGEAMIIRTVRILSDSQLFDSISCITSANAPETATILENAKIQTISTAGLGYSKDLGEALSHMCGHVLIVSGDMPLLDSHILQRMIKLYDKNSIWTSFVMTRKFANTLDIEYHHVFGKFDYVHTGVMIVNASAYEGENKFVKEDHIILDEKKLGININTLQDYENLISFT; this is encoded by the coding sequence ATGAACGCGATCGTAATGGCAGGTGGATGCGGAACACGTATGAAATCAAAAAAAGAAAAGCTGCTACTTGATATAGACGGAGAAGCAATGATAATACGTACAGTTAGAATTTTGTCTGACTCGCAATTGTTTGATTCTATATCATGTATTACAAGTGCAAATGCTCCAGAGACTGCAACTATTTTAGAAAATGCCAAAATACAAACCATATCAACAGCAGGTCTTGGATACTCTAAAGATCTAGGCGAAGCGTTAAGTCATATGTGTGGACATGTATTGATAGTGTCCGGAGATATGCCACTTCTTGATTCACATATATTACAACGTATGATTAAACTATATGATAAAAATTCTATATGGACAAGTTTTGTAATGACTAGAAAATTTGCTAATACACTTGACATCGAATACCATCATGTCTTTGGAAAATTTGATTATGTACATACAGGTGTAATGATAGTAAACGCATCTGCATACGAGGGTGAAAACAAATTCGTGAAAGAAGATCACATTATACTAGATGAGAAAAAACTAGGAATAAACATCAATACTCTACAAGATTATGAGAATCTAATCAGCTTTACCTGA
- a CDS encoding ribosomal protein S27E produces MKRNHILIPEPKSKFQKIKCDECNEEQIVYSHTSTRVTCNSCGNDLATPTGSVAKINGTISGKAD; encoded by the coding sequence ATGAAGAGAAACCATATTCTAATCCCAGAGCCCAAAAGCAAATTTCAAAAAATAAAATGTGATGAATGTAATGAAGAACAGATTGTGTATTCGCATACATCCACACGTGTTACATGTAATTCATGTGGAAATGATCTAGCTACTCCTACTGGTTCTGTAGCAAAAATAAACGGCACCATTTCAGGTAAAGCTGATTAG
- a CDS encoding ribosomal protein L44E produces MNYPKEIKRYCQKCNKHTTHKVSIYKAGKRRASAIGERRHAEDKKGYGGQKFPKLAKPAKVTKKVTRILTCSECKKKFNTYGIRIKKFELVAV; encoded by the coding sequence ATGAACTATCCAAAGGAGATCAAAAGATACTGTCAAAAATGCAACAAACATACCACCCATAAAGTCTCCATATACAAGGCTGGAAAACGTAGAGCATCGGCAATAGGTGAGAGGCGTCACGCAGAGGATAAAAAAGGCTATGGTGGTCAAAAATTTCCAAAACTTGCAAAGCCAGCCAAAGTAACCAAAAAAGTTACGCGTATCCTTACCTGCTCTGAATGTAAAAAGAAATTCAACACATATGGAATTCGGATTAAGAAATTTGAGTTGGTTGCCGTATGA
- a CDS encoding putative exported protein — MNNRYASIVIATVLLTGVFTLPAFGQSVQITIETDMENYNPGDTINTSGTINKLASGGEITMTVRSSNGNLVDVAQISPNDDNTWSHQLKMSPNAKAGVYTISVLYGIAWTNETTFTLGQGTAATDTTTLSQSTIADIAGDTLVFNLDDIDINYNIIGGTIKSIYPNPDSNSLIIEIDATDDGRLTIFLPRSVIDSEGGPLNGDFFVLVDDDEPKNFKELETTDTYRLLDIEFYAGSETIEIFGTRVIPEFGIVAILVLAVSLVSIIAITSRSKILQITS, encoded by the coding sequence GTGAATAACAGATATGCATCAATTGTAATAGCTACTGTTCTTTTAACAGGTGTATTCACATTACCTGCCTTTGGACAATCTGTACAAATAACTATAGAGACAGATATGGAAAATTACAATCCAGGAGACACCATAAATACAAGTGGCACTATAAACAAACTTGCTAGTGGTGGTGAAATTACCATGACAGTGAGATCATCAAATGGAAATCTAGTGGATGTAGCACAAATCAGTCCCAATGATGATAATACGTGGTCGCATCAGCTTAAAATGTCACCAAATGCCAAAGCTGGAGTTTATACGATTAGTGTATTGTATGGCATCGCGTGGACAAATGAAACTACATTTACATTAGGTCAAGGAACTGCCGCAACAGATACCACAACATTATCTCAGAGCACTATTGCAGATATAGCAGGCGATACACTTGTATTCAATTTAGACGACATTGATATTAATTATAATATTATAGGAGGAACTATAAAATCAATATATCCAAATCCAGATTCTAATTCTCTAATAATAGAGATAGATGCAACCGATGATGGAAGACTTACAATATTTCTTCCAAGATCCGTCATAGATTCTGAAGGAGGTCCACTCAATGGGGACTTTTTTGTTCTAGTAGACGACGATGAACCAAAGAATTTTAAAGAGTTAGAGACAACAGATACGTATAGGCTTTTGGATATAGAATTTTACGCCGGTTCTGAAACAATAGAGATATTTGGTACTAGAGTAATACCAGAATTTGGCATTGTTGCAATTCTAGTTCTAGCTGTATCACTAGTATCAATTATAGCTATAACTTCAAGATCAAAGATATTACAAATTACTAGCTAG
- a CDS encoding DNA-directed RNA polymerase Rpb5 encodes MASKKIPILVPDHVYVPKHELMTMDEALAVLEKYNCQPTELPLILADDPAIVGLGVKPGDMIRVIRDSHTAGVSEYYRYVVEV; translated from the coding sequence TTGGCGTCAAAAAAAATACCAATACTTGTACCAGATCACGTCTATGTACCAAAACATGAGCTAATGACCATGGATGAGGCTTTGGCAGTTTTGGAAAAATACAATTGTCAACCAACCGAACTTCCTCTTATACTAGCAGATGATCCTGCCATAGTGGGTCTTGGAGTAAAACCTGGAGACATGATTAGAGTCATCCGAGATAGTCATACTGCAGGCGTTTCAGAATATTATAGATATGTGGTGGAAGTCTAG